Proteins found in one Arachis stenosperma cultivar V10309 chromosome 8, arast.V10309.gnm1.PFL2, whole genome shotgun sequence genomic segment:
- the LOC130945157 gene encoding probable xyloglucan glycosyltransferase 5, protein MAPRLDFPNWWSKDTHDKGTTTTPVVVKIENPTFSVVEINGADAAFRPVEKSRGKNAKQVTWVLLLKAHRAVGCIAWLASVMWTLLGAIKKRIVHGQGVAMEGESDKLERGKLLFRVIRVFLVVSLAVLAFEIVAYLQGWQFRNPNLHILPNALDFEGLLHMAYVGWLRFRVEYIAPPVQVLSKFCVVLFLIQSLDRMVLCMGCFWIRYKNVKPRFAGDPFKVDDVEGSASHYPMVLIQIPMCNEREVYEQSISAVCQIDWPRDCLLIQVLDDSDDESIQCLIKTEVSKWSRKGVNIIYRHRLNRTGYKAGNLKSAMSCDYVKGYEFVAIFDADFQPNPDFLKQTVPHFKDNPELGLVQARWSFVNKDENLLTRLQNINLCFHFEVEQQVNGLFLNFFGFNGTAGVWRIKALEESGGWLERTTVEDMDIAVRAHLNGWKFIFLNDVKVLCEVPESYEAYRKQQHRWHSGPMQLFRLCLPAIVRSKVSTWKKANLILLFFLLRKLILPLYSFTLFCIILPLTMFVPEAELPLWVICYVPVFMSFLNILPAPKSFPFIVPYLLFENTMSVTKFNAMVSGLFQLESSYEWIVTKKAGRSSDSDLLEAEQREAKSIEHQKIHKGASESELVELHHFKEQKESAPTPIKKANKIYKKELTLAFLLLTASVRSLLSAQGVHFYFLLFQGVTFLLVGLDLIGEQMS, encoded by the exons ATGGCTCCAAGATTGGATTTTCCCAATTGGTGGAGTAAGGACACACATGATAaaggaacaacaacaacaccaGTGGTGGTGAAAATTGAGAATCCCACTTTCTCTGTTGTGGAGATTAATGGTGCAGATGCTGCATTCCGGCCGGTGGAGAAGAGCCGCGGCAAGAATGCGAAACAAGTCACATGGGTTCTGCTTCTCAAGGCTCACCGTGCCGTCGGCTGCATTGCTTGGCTTGCCAGTGTAATGTGGACATTGCTTGGAGCCATCAAGAAAAGGATAGTTCATGGACAGGGTGTTGCTATGGAGGGCGAGAGTGACAAGTTGGAGAGAGGGAAGTTGTTGTTTAGAGTCATTAGAGTGTTCTTGGTGGTTTCATTGGCTGTTCTTGCATTTGAAATTGTTGCTTACCTTCAAGGATGGCAATTCAGGAACCCAAATTTGCATATTCTTCCGAATGCCTTGGATTTTGAGGGGTTACTCCACATGGCGTATGTTGGTTGGCTGAGGTTTCGTGTTGAATACATCGCGCCGCCTGTACAAGTACTCTCGAAGTTCTGTGTTGTTTTGTTTCTTATCCAATCCCTGGATCGTATGGTTCTTTGCATGGGATGCTTTTGGATTAGATACAAGAATGTTAAGCCAAGGTTTGCTGGGGATCCCTTCAAGGTTGATGATGTTGAAGGATCTGCAAGCCATTACCCCATGGTTCTGATTCAGATTCCAATGTGTAATGAGAGAGAG GTGTATGAGCAGTCTATTTCAGCGGTCTGCCAAATTGATTGGCCTAGGGATTGTTTACTGATTCAAGTACTCGATGATTCTGATGATGAGAGCATACAGTGCTTAATTAAGACCGAGGTCTCCAAATGGAGTCGAAAGGGAGTCAACATAATCTATAGGCATCGGTTAAACAGGACTGGATATAAAGCTGGGAATCTCAAATCTGCAATGAGCTGCGACTATGTGAAGGGCTACGAGTTTGTTGCAATTTTCGATGCAGACTTTCAACCAAATCCTGATTTTCTTAAACAAACTGTGCCACATTTCAAG GACAATCCTGAACTAGGTTTGGTCCAAGCTAGATGGTCTTTTGTGAACAAGGATGAGAACTTGTTGACTCGTCtccaaaacattaacttatgcTTCCACTTCGAGGTAGAACAACAGGTCAATGGActatttctcaatttttttggttttaatGGAACTGCTGGTGTTTGGAGGATCAAAGCCCTTGAAGAATCTGGAGGCTGGCTTGAGAGGACAACGGTAGAAGATATGGACATTGCAGTCCGAGCTCATCTCAATGGATGGAAGTTTATCTTCCTAAATGATGTTAAG GTGCTTTGTGAAGTTCCTGAGTCATATGAAGCTTATAGGAAGCAGCAACACCGTTGGCATTCAGGTCCTATGCAACTTTTTAGATTGTGCCTCCCTGCAATTGTTAGATCTAAG GTGTCAACATGGAAGAAAGCAAACTTAATactcctcttttttcttttaaggaAACTAATTCTTCCCCTTTATTCCTTCACCCTGTTCTGTATAATTCTTCCTTTAACCATGTTCGTGCCTGAGGCTGAGCTTCCGTTGTGGGTGATTTGCTATGTGCCGGTTTTCATGTCATTCCTTAACATCCTCCCTGCCccaaaatcttttccttttatTGTTCCTTACCTTCTTTTTGAAAACACCATGTCCGTCACCAAATTCAATGCAATGGTATCTGGACTCTTCCAATTAGAGAGCTCTTATGAATGGATTGTGACAAAGAAGGCCGGAAGGTCATCTGATTCTGATTTGTTGGAAGCCGAACAAAGGGAAGCCAAGTCGATAGAGCATCAAAAGATCCATAAAGGAGCTTCTGAGAGCGAACTTGTTGAGTTACACCACTTTAAGGAACAAAAAGAATCTGCTCCAACACCTATCAAGAAAGCTAATAAGATTTACAAGAAAGAGTTGACTTTGGCATTCCTCCTCCTCACTGCTTCTGTCCGGAGTCTATTATCAGCACAAGGAGTTCACTTCTACTTTCTGCTTTTCCAAGGGGTGACCTTCCTCCTAGTCGGTCTCGACTTGATTGGAGAGCAAATGAGCTAG
- the LOC130944717 gene encoding RNA-binding protein 208-like, translated as MQHRLKLQQQQQQALMQQALLQQQQMYHPGMLAAAMSQMEPVPGGNLPPGFDTSSCRSVYVGNIHVNVTDKLLAEVFQSAGPLAGCKLIRKEKSSYGFVDYHDRASAALAIMTLHGRQLYGQALKVNWAYANSSREDTSGHNIFVGDLSPEVTDATLFACFSVYPSCSDARVMWDHKTGRSKGYGFVSFRDHQDAQSAINDMTGKWLGNRQIRCNWATKGASTSSNEEKSTDNQNAVVLTNGSSDGGQDNSNEDAPENNPAYTTVYVGNLPHDVTQAELHCQFHALGAGVIEEVRVQRDKGFGFVRYNTHEEAALAIQMANGRIVRGKSMKCSWGSKPTPPGTASNPLPPPAQPYQILPTAGMNQGYSPAELLAYQRQLALSQAAVSGLSGQALLQMSGQHGLAPASMGINSGGSQAMYDGYAGNSSRQQLMYYR; from the exons ATGCAACATAGGCTGAAGttgcagcaacaacaacaacaagccCTAATGCAACAAGCCTTGCTTCAACAACAGCAGATGTACCACCCTGGCATGCTTGCTGCTGCAATGTCTCAG ATGGAGCCAGTTCCAGGTGGAAATCTACCCCCTGGGTTTGACACTTCTTCATGCCGTAGTGT TTATGTAGGAAATATTCATGTAAATGTCACGGATAAACTTCTTGCAGAAGTTTTTCAGAGTGCTGGTCCTCTGGCTGGGTGCAAGCtcataagaaaagaaaag TCCTCTTATGGTTTTGTGGACTATCATGATCGAGCATCTGCAGCCCTTGCGATAATGACATTGCATGGAAGGCAACT ATATGGTCAAGCACTTAAGGTGAATTGGGCATATGCCAATAGCAGTAGAGAGGATACTTCAG GGCACAATATATTTGTTGGTGATTTGAGTCCAGAGGTTACTGATGCGACTTTATTTGCTTGCTTCTCAGTCTATCCTAGTTGTTC GGATGCAAGGGTTATGTGGGATCACAAAACTGGCCGCTCAAAAGGATATGGTTTTGTTTCTTTCCGTGATCATCAG GATGCACAAAGTGCTATAAATGATATGACAG GTAAATGGCTGGGAAATAGGCAGATACGATGCAATTGGGCAACTAAGGGTGCCAGTACTAGCTCCAATGAAGAGAAGAGCACTGACAACCAAAATGCTGTTGTTCTTACAAATGGGTCTTCAG ATGGAGGTCAAGATAACAGCAATGAGGATGCCCCTGAAAACAATCCTGCATACACCACTGTTTATGTTGGCAACCTTCCCCATGAT GTAACACAAGCTGAACTCCACTGTCAATTTCATGCACTGGGGGCTGGAGTTATTGAGGAGGTTCGAGTTCAGAGGGATAAAGGTTTTGGATTTGTCAGATACAACACTCATGAGGAAGCAGCATTGGCCATTCAGATGGCTAATGGAAGAATAGTTCGTGGGAAGTCTATGAAG TGTTCATGGGGCAGCAAGCCAACTCCTCCTGGAACAGCTTCAAATCCTCTGCCTCCTCCTGCTCAACCATATCAAATACTTCCTACTGCAGGGATGAACCAAGGCTATTCTCCTGCTGAGTTGTTGGCGTATCAGCGCCAGCTGGCCTTGAGTCAAGCTGCTGTATCCGGCCTTTCAGGTCAAGCTCTTCTGCAGATGTCTGGACAACATGGCCTAGCTCCTGCATCAATGGGTATAAACTCCGGGGGATCCCAAGCCATGTATGACGGATATGCTGGTAATTCATCAAGACAGCAGCTCATGTACTATCGCTAA
- the LOC130943910 gene encoding UDP-galactose/UDP-glucose transporter 7 translates to MEIRNDAETSSYMSLFAAVSYGIASMAMVFINKAVLMQYAHSMTLLTLQQLATTMLIHFGRSIGYTKARGVDVTTAKRLLPVSIFYNANVAFALASLKGVNIPMYIAIKRLTPLAVLIAGFFYGKGRPTMQVTLSVVMTAAGVLIAALGDFSFDLFGYSMAFISVFFQTMYLVLVERSGAEDGLTSVEIMFYNSFLSLPFLMFLIIATGEFPNSLSILLAKSYSFPFLVILVLSLVMGIVLNYTMFLCTIVNSALTTTIVGVLKGVGSTTLGFVLLGGVQVHALNVTGLVINTAGGVWYSYAKYQQRRSKTVKQITDLEAHRK, encoded by the exons ATGGAGATCCGTAACGATGCAGAAACCAGCTCTTACATGAG CTTGTTTGCGGCAGTATCGTATGGAATTGCGTCGATGGCCATGGTTTTTATCAACAAGGCTGTTCTTATGCAGTATGCACACTCAATGACACTCCTCACTTTGCAG CAACTGGCTACCACCATGCTAATACACTTTGGTAGAAGCATTGGGTACACAAAAGCAAGAGGTGTGGATGTGACAACGGCCAAGCGACTGCTACCAGTTTCGATCTTTTATAATGCCAATGTAGCATTTGCTTTGGCAAGTTTGAAAGGAGTCAATATTCCAATGTATATTGCAATCAAGAGGCTTACACCTCTTGCTGTACTTATTGCTGGTTTTTTCTATGGAAAGGGGAGACCTACAATGCAG GTGACCCTTTCAGTGGTAATGACAGCTGCTGGAGTTCTAATTGCTGCCCTTGGGGATTTTTCTTTTGACCTTTTTGGGTATAGCATGGCCTTCATTTCCGTTTTTTTTCAG ACCATGTATCTTGTTCTGGTGGAAAGATCTGGTGCTGAGGATGGACTTACATCAGTGGAAATAATGTTCTATAATAGCTTTTTGTCTCTTCCATTTTTGATGTTTCTTATCATAGCCACTGGGGAATTCCCAAATTCTTTATCAATATTACTAGCAAAG AGTTATTCTTTTCCATTTTTGGTGATACTTGTTCTTTCATTGGTAATGGGCATTGTTCTCAACTACACCATGTTCTTGTGTACTATTGTTAATTCAGCTCTAACGACAACTATTGTTGGAGTCCTCAAAGGGGTTGGTTCCACG ACCCTTGGTTTTGTCTTACTTGGTGGTGTTCAAGTCCATGCTTTGAACGTGACTGGGTTGGTTATCAATACAGCTGGTGGTGTGTGGTATTCATATGCTAAATATCAGCAGAGAAGAAGTAAGACAGTGAAGCAAATAACAGATTTGGAGGCTCATCGTAAATAG